The following proteins are encoded in a genomic region of Nitrospiraceae bacterium:
- a CDS encoding DUF721 domain-containing protein, with protein sequence MRGVRPLDSIGTVLNGLARRLGLESKLLESRVRREWGAIVGEPIASNTWPDQIRYKKLYVRVHNSVWLHQLTFLKPTLIEKLHSAVGADFIADIVFRVGELPESDQVSSSVDQSTDASNPSVDLLAETSAHASPIHDPDLRYRFAHLMAHSLARSTRSRADR encoded by the coding sequence ATGCGCGGCGTCCGCCCACTCGATTCGATCGGGACCGTACTCAACGGTCTAGCCCGCCGCTTGGGTCTTGAGTCGAAACTCCTTGAAAGCCGCGTTCGGCGAGAATGGGGTGCGATTGTCGGCGAACCGATCGCCTCCAACACCTGGCCCGATCAAATCCGATACAAGAAACTGTACGTGCGCGTCCATAATAGCGTCTGGCTCCACCAACTGACTTTTCTCAAGCCGACGCTGATTGAGAAACTTCACAGCGCGGTCGGCGCGGATTTCATCGCCGACATCGTGTTCCGGGTGGGGGAGCTTCCGGAGTCGGACCAGGTGTCCTCCTCTGTAGACCAAAGCACAGACGCGAGCAATCCGAGCGTCGATCTCCTCGCGGAAACCTCCGCTCACGCGTCTCCAATTCACGATCCGGATCTTCGGTATCGCTTTGCGCACCTCATGGCGCACTCGCTCGCT